From a region of the Bacillota bacterium genome:
- a CDS encoding polysaccharide deacetylase family protein: protein MTAGLAVAAAFGLLVLSTAAVYTAGAQVWYRGLGRGTLKEGPLGSRAVAFTFDDGPVPVWTARIAEILEAAGARGTFFVLAEQALRLPGEIRRLSEGGHEIALHGFNHRHLWLMGPRETCEKLQEAAAVVEHLTGGHAPRFYRPPWGHFNMAAAVCARRMGMRIALWSAAPPDWARRPRPEALAKALIGALRPGAIIDLHDGGPPGRAQVLADVLPAALRQAHALGLHAVTLSELLGRDGACGGS from the coding sequence GTGACCGCGGGCCTGGCCGTAGCCGCGGCTTTCGGGCTGTTGGTGCTGTCCACGGCTGCCGTCTACACCGCGGGGGCCCAGGTGTGGTATCGCGGCCTCGGGCGCGGCACGCTGAAGGAGGGGCCCCTCGGTTCCCGGGCTGTGGCGTTCACCTTCGACGACGGGCCGGTTCCGGTCTGGACGGCGCGCATTGCGGAGATCCTCGAAGCCGCGGGGGCCCGGGGCACCTTCTTCGTGCTGGCGGAACAGGCACTTCGCCTCCCCGGCGAGATCCGGCGGCTTTCGGAGGGCGGCCACGAGATCGCGCTGCACGGCTTCAACCACCGCCACCTCTGGCTGATGGGGCCGCGGGAGACGTGCGAGAAGCTGCAGGAGGCGGCCGCCGTGGTCGAGCACCTCACCGGGGGCCACGCCCCGCGGTTCTACCGGCCCCCCTGGGGGCACTTCAACATGGCCGCGGCGGTGTGCGCCCGGCGGATGGGGATGCGCATCGCTCTTTGGTCGGCGGCACCGCCTGACTGGGCGCGGCGCCCGAGGCCTGAGGCGCTCGCGAAGGCGCTGATCGGGGCACTGCGCCCGGGCGCCATCATTGACCTCCACGACGGCGGCCCTCCCGGGCGGGCGCAGGTGCTGGCGGACGTTCTACCGGCGGCGCTGCGGCAGGCGCACGCCCTGGGCCTGCACGCCGTCACGCTCTCGGAGCTGTTGGGAAGGGACGGGGCTTGTGGTGGTAGCTGA
- a CDS encoding glycosyltransferase, with the protein MDGTRIGGQHLRQSLRRAVYRLRPAPVWQSIDRADILMLTATYGNGHIQATRALVDAMGELRPEVRTATVDFFDLVNPVFNAATRLAYIYSVRKAPILWRGFYERTARIEPDSFWQQRLYHLGESSVRRLVTASGAGVVVSTHPTPGGVVAELVHDGKLRRSTFAVTVITDYILHSQWVHPATSLYLVPCQEVADDLVVRGIPASRIAVTGIPLRKGFAKLPDRETARSRWGLEEDLPAVVVMIGAYGMMRGAVEACQRLAFLREPLQLLVVAGYDQQLARALSAELAGSSHPVRVLGFVENVPELMVASDVLVTKAGGLTVSEALAVGTATVIYSPIPGQEEGNAAYLRRHGAAEVAPNPPALERVVASLLKDPAHRRSLGERARSLGRPQAALDAATRVLEHVPA; encoded by the coding sequence ATGGACGGCACCCGAATCGGAGGCCAGCACCTCCGGCAGTCGCTGAGACGGGCTGTCTATCGGCTCAGGCCGGCTCCGGTCTGGCAGAGCATCGACCGGGCCGACATCCTGATGCTGACGGCGACGTACGGCAACGGGCACATCCAGGCCACCAGGGCCCTGGTGGACGCCATGGGCGAGCTCCGGCCCGAGGTCCGTACGGCGACGGTGGACTTTTTTGACCTGGTCAACCCCGTGTTCAACGCCGCGACCCGCCTGGCGTACATCTACTCGGTGCGGAAAGCCCCGATCCTGTGGCGGGGGTTTTACGAGCGCACGGCGCGCATCGAGCCGGACTCGTTCTGGCAGCAGCGTCTCTACCACCTGGGCGAGTCGAGCGTACGGCGGCTCGTGACGGCCTCGGGAGCCGGCGTGGTGGTCTCCACGCACCCGACCCCCGGCGGCGTGGTGGCGGAGCTCGTCCATGACGGGAAGCTGCGCCGGAGTACCTTCGCCGTCACCGTCATCACGGACTACATCCTCCACAGCCAGTGGGTCCATCCCGCCACGTCGCTTTACCTGGTACCGTGCCAGGAGGTGGCCGACGATCTGGTGGTCCGGGGGATTCCGGCGTCGCGCATCGCCGTGACGGGCATCCCCCTGCGGAAGGGCTTTGCGAAGCTCCCCGACCGGGAAACGGCCAGATCCCGGTGGGGCCTCGAGGAAGACCTGCCCGCCGTTGTCGTCATGATCGGTGCCTACGGCATGATGCGGGGAGCTGTCGAGGCCTGCCAACGGCTCGCGTTCTTGCGGGAACCCCTCCAGCTTCTGGTCGTGGCCGGGTACGACCAGCAACTCGCCCGCGCCCTCTCCGCCGAACTCGCCGGCTCGTCCCACCCGGTGCGGGTGCTGGGCTTCGTGGAGAACGTTCCGGAACTCATGGTGGCAAGCGACGTCCTGGTCACCAAGGCCGGCGGGCTTACTGTATCCGAGGCGCTGGCGGTGGGTACCGCGACGGTCATCTACTCGCCCATCCCGGGCCAGGAGGAGGGTAACGCCGCCTACCTCCGGCGCCACGGTGCCGCCGAAGTTGCCCCGAACCCGCCGGCGCTCGAGCGGGTCGTCGCCTCTCTGCTGAAAGACCCGGCTCACCGGCGCTCGCTTGGCGAACGGGCGAGGAGCCTGGGCCGCCCGCAGGCCGCGCTGGACGCGGCGACCCGGGTGCTGGAGCACGTCCCGGCGTGA
- a CDS encoding DUF4340 domain-containing protein, with protein sequence LARPEAVVTVEYRPPDGQASGDEQGKNRTMTLRVGAAAESSERYVQLEGQPSVYTLPASDVEALLASTSDGWIRHQVLGLSRSELQRISFSMTGRPGPLTLEKDGQGQWVLQPGGRRPKQDEVDGLFDALWRLRGDRVVAVGRSVPKTGRTGEGAAGVIEITVAGHDSTPVTRLSIPVLLSAPASTDRPSPRTVYVEQGADQLTYEVSGSDLAQVESTIAEWTAPESEASTSGSR encoded by the coding sequence GCTGGCGCGCCCCGAGGCCGTCGTGACGGTGGAGTACAGGCCGCCAGACGGGCAGGCTTCCGGTGACGAACAGGGCAAGAACCGCACCATGACGCTCCGGGTGGGCGCCGCGGCCGAATCGTCCGAGCGCTACGTGCAGCTTGAGGGCCAGCCCTCCGTATACACGCTCCCCGCAAGCGACGTGGAGGCGCTGCTCGCCTCCACGTCCGACGGGTGGATCCGGCACCAGGTGTTGGGGCTTTCCCGCAGTGAGCTCCAGCGCATCTCGTTCAGCATGACGGGCCGGCCGGGCCCCCTCACCCTCGAAAAGGACGGCCAGGGTCAGTGGGTGCTCCAGCCGGGCGGGCGGCGCCCCAAGCAGGACGAGGTCGACGGCCTGTTTGACGCCTTGTGGCGGCTCCGGGGTGACCGGGTGGTGGCCGTGGGGAGGTCCGTGCCGAAGACGGGTCGAACTGGAGAGGGCGCGGCCGGGGTGATCGAGATCACAGTCGCCGGCCATGACAGCACCCCGGTGACCCGGCTGTCGATCCCGGTGCTGCTTTCGGCGCCGGCGTCGACGGACCGGCCCTCGCCCCGCACCGTGTACGTGGAGCAGGGCGCCGACCAGCTCACGTACGAGGTGTCGGGGTCGGACCTGGCGCAGGTAGAGAGCACCATCGCTGAATGGACGGCACCCGAATCGGAGGCCAGCACCTCCGGCAGTCGCTGA